In the genome of Desulfofalx alkaliphila DSM 12257, one region contains:
- the hflX gene encoding GTPase HflX, with the protein MQKERAILLGLISSETEEIQEEASLIELERLAETAGAEVVEVYKQRRNSPHPRTFFGKGKVEEIKEGCAQLGATLLICDQELTPAQLRNLEENVGVRVIDRTQLILDIFAQRARTKEGKLQVELAQMNYLLPRLTGRGVEMSRLGGGIGTRGPGETKLEVDKRRIRKRIADLSKELSEVRKHRRLHRKNRRSVPLPLVSLIGYTNAGKSTLLNTLTDSNVLAEDKLFATLDPTTRRVLLPTNETILLTDTVGFIQKLPHHLIAAFSATLEEVKEADLLLHVVDASHPNLEQQIQSVEDVLKSLEAEDKPSILVLNKSDNLADEPVLSADIKARYFGKPVAISAKYNRGLEKLLESISAALSARRVRTTFFIPFTDSAIISLVHQHGKVINQRYEEKGVSMEVELERILAERIMTRLKN; encoded by the coding sequence ATGCAGAAGGAAAGGGCAATTTTATTGGGGCTGATATCTTCAGAAACAGAGGAGATTCAAGAAGAAGCTTCATTAATAGAGCTGGAAAGGTTGGCTGAAACGGCCGGGGCGGAAGTGGTTGAGGTCTATAAACAAAGGCGCAACAGTCCCCACCCCAGAACCTTTTTTGGCAAGGGGAAGGTTGAAGAAATAAAAGAGGGTTGTGCACAATTAGGAGCGACACTGCTAATATGCGACCAGGAACTCACACCTGCCCAGCTGCGCAATCTGGAAGAAAACGTAGGGGTACGGGTTATTGACCGGACCCAATTGATTTTAGATATTTTTGCTCAGCGGGCGCGCACAAAAGAAGGCAAATTGCAAGTTGAGTTGGCCCAAATGAATTATTTGCTACCGCGACTAACGGGGCGCGGTGTGGAAATGTCACGACTGGGAGGCGGTATAGGTACCAGAGGGCCGGGGGAAACAAAACTCGAGGTTGACAAGCGGCGAATTCGCAAGCGGATTGCTGATCTGTCAAAGGAATTAAGTGAGGTGCGAAAACATAGGCGGTTGCACCGGAAAAATCGCCGCTCAGTTCCATTGCCTTTAGTGAGTTTAATAGGATATACAAATGCCGGTAAAAGCACCTTGCTTAATACACTGACCGATTCAAATGTATTGGCGGAGGATAAACTATTTGCTACCCTGGATCCCACAACAAGAAGGGTATTACTTCCCACAAATGAAACAATTTTGTTAACCGACACAGTGGGTTTTATACAAAAATTACCCCACCATTTAATTGCAGCTTTTAGTGCCACATTGGAGGAGGTAAAAGAAGCGGATTTGTTATTGCATGTGGTGGATGCCAGTCACCCAAACTTGGAACAACAGATTCAATCGGTTGAAGATGTATTAAAATCATTGGAAGCCGAGGATAAACCATCTATATTAGTACTCAATAAATCAGATAACTTAGCGGATGAGCCGGTGTTAAGTGCAGATATAAAAGCTAGGTACTTTGGAAAACCGGTAGCAATATCTGCAAAGTATAACCGGGGCCTTGAAAAGCTGTTGGAATCAATATCTGCGGCCTTATCCGCAAGAAGAGTTCGCACCACTTTTTTTATCCCCTTTACAGATTCTGCGATAATTTCATTGGTGCATCAGCATGGCAAAGTAATCAATCAGCGGTATGAAGAAAAGGGTGTTTCCATGGAGGTGGAGTTAGAGAGGATTTTAGCCGAACGAATTATGACTAGGCTAAAGAATTGA